One genomic window of Mucilaginibacter sp. SJ includes the following:
- a CDS encoding sensor histidine kinase, whose amino-acid sequence MEVPSIQTSKLYAAFVICGMVWAALQTYIIHSFGFLWFTAATDGLLSAILLSCACWLINNNLRYYQPGKGSYINLFIWCVALAGICTAGCRYLLPLINSDQIYTGFLAQSLTIRFFTDFLAIGWMAMISLLWFSQLDQKETLKRKTEAEQLAREAELYNLRQQLQPHFLFNSLNSINALIGFKPDEARRMIHQLSDFLRGTLKKDDQLQVSLTEELAHLNLYLDIEKVRFGHRLQTEISCDPKCGTAILPSMLLQPLVENAIKFGLYDTIGEVTVSIRGEIEDGYLNLMVQNPYDPQTSKPKKGTGFGLRGVQRRLYLLYARNDLMETHASDDLYTTIIKIPQL is encoded by the coding sequence TTGGAAGTTCCATCAATACAAACATCAAAACTGTACGCGGCATTTGTAATATGCGGCATGGTTTGGGCTGCATTACAAACTTATATCATTCATAGTTTTGGTTTTTTATGGTTCACTGCCGCTACCGATGGCCTGTTGAGCGCCATATTGCTTTCATGTGCATGCTGGCTTATCAACAACAACTTACGTTACTACCAACCGGGTAAAGGCAGCTACATTAACCTGTTTATATGGTGCGTTGCGCTCGCAGGCATTTGTACAGCCGGTTGCCGTTACCTGTTACCGCTCATTAACAGCGACCAGATCTACACCGGTTTCCTGGCCCAGTCATTAACCATCCGCTTTTTTACCGACTTTTTAGCTATCGGCTGGATGGCCATGATCAGTTTGCTGTGGTTTTCACAGCTCGACCAGAAAGAGACCCTGAAACGCAAAACTGAAGCCGAGCAGCTTGCCCGCGAGGCTGAGCTATATAATTTGCGCCAGCAATTGCAACCCCACTTCCTGTTTAACAGTCTTAACTCCATCAACGCGCTTATCGGCTTTAAACCCGATGAAGCCCGAAGGATGATCCACCAGTTATCCGACTTTTTACGCGGAACACTTAAAAAAGATGATCAGCTGCAGGTTAGCCTTACCGAGGAATTGGCGCATCTTAATTTATACCTCGATATAGAAAAAGTACGCTTTGGCCACCGTTTACAAACCGAAATAAGCTGCGACCCCAAATGCGGAACCGCGATACTGCCATCTATGCTGTTACAGCCTTTGGTTGAAAATGCCATTAAATTTGGCCTTTATGACACTATTGGCGAAGTTACCGTGAGCATTCGCGGTGAAATTGAGGATGGCTATCTGAACTTAATGGTACAGAACCCGTATGACCCACAAACATCAAAACCAAAAAAAGGTACAGGTTTTGGTTTGCGGGGAGTGCAACGGCGATTATATTTGCTGTATGCCCGCAATGATTTAATGGAAACCCATGCGAGCGATGATCTGTACACAACCATTATAAAAATACCGCAACTATGA
- a CDS encoding DUF4288 domain-containing protein — translation MNWYVAKLVFRVISGDGDHQAQFDEQLRLISADNELVAYEKANRIGHANQDSFKNIEKQTVKWQFIDVAELNQLGELTDGAELYYNIHETPDADLYIAWAHHKSALLGIRN, via the coding sequence ATGAACTGGTACGTAGCAAAATTAGTTTTCAGGGTGATAAGCGGGGATGGCGACCATCAGGCGCAATTTGATGAGCAATTAAGATTGATCAGTGCAGATAATGAACTGGTGGCTTATGAAAAAGCCAACCGGATAGGTCACGCCAACCAGGATAGTTTTAAGAATATTGAAAAACAAACCGTTAAATGGCAATTTATTGATGTAGCCGAGCTTAACCAGCTTGGCGAACTTACCGACGGTGCTGAATTGTATTACAACATACACGAAACACCCGATGCCGACCTATACATTGCATGGGCGCATCATAAGTCGGCCTTATTGGGCATCAGAAATTAA
- a CDS encoding LiaF transmembrane domain-containing protein, with product MNNDIEHPKDPNKGKSVAGIILLAVGGILLLQQFRIFFIPAHLSLWPLWLIFWGIYIGAKHNYKKASWVLLVALGTVFLITQNINNSDRIVGPLAVIGFGMWLILRRNKHFDPQQWKNDFKGEKWTNWDKKEPFQFEKSETVDYTVKEEGSEIPPVDPYAQKQQQYNTKYSGDDYIDTVSIFGGVNKTILSKQFRGGDIVNIFGGAELDFTQADINGRIIIDITQIFGGTKIIVPSNWQVVSDLAAVFASVDDKRIRSTASVGSEKVLVLKGVSIFAGVDIRSY from the coding sequence ATGAACAACGATATAGAACATCCAAAAGATCCCAACAAAGGCAAGTCTGTTGCCGGGATTATTTTACTTGCTGTAGGCGGCATATTGCTGCTTCAGCAATTCCGAATTTTTTTCATACCCGCTCATCTTTCCCTGTGGCCCTTATGGCTTATTTTCTGGGGGATATACATAGGTGCCAAGCATAATTACAAAAAAGCATCGTGGGTATTGCTGGTAGCTTTAGGTACTGTATTCCTGATCACCCAAAACATTAACAATTCCGATCGGATAGTGGGCCCCTTAGCTGTAATTGGATTTGGTATGTGGCTGATATTAAGGCGCAACAAACATTTTGATCCGCAGCAATGGAAAAACGATTTCAAAGGAGAAAAATGGACCAACTGGGATAAAAAAGAGCCTTTTCAATTTGAAAAATCCGAAACTGTTGACTATACCGTAAAAGAGGAAGGCAGCGAGATCCCCCCGGTTGATCCCTACGCTCAAAAACAACAGCAATACAACACCAAGTACTCTGGCGACGATTATATCGATACCGTATCCATTTTTGGCGGGGTTAACAAAACCATCCTTTCCAAACAGTTCCGCGGCGGTGATATCGTGAACATATTTGGCGGCGCCGAACTTGATTTTACCCAGGCAGATATTAATGGCCGCATTATCATTGACATTACCCAGATCTTCGGCGGCACTAAAATTATCGTGCCATCAAACTGGCAGGTAGTATCTGACCTGGCGGCGGTTTTTGCCAGTGTAGATGATAAACGCATCAGGAGCACCGCAAGTGTAGGCAGCGAGAAGGTGCTGGTACTTAAAGGCGTATCCATATTTGCGGGGGTGGATATCCGCAGTTATTAA
- a CDS encoding LiaF transmembrane domain-containing protein — protein MNNDIINTENKRNGKIMLGIILLAAGGLFLIDQLNAFLIPDWLFSWPMWFIAWGAYMGAKHDFKKPSWIFMILLGIIFLVNDNVYNADRITWPIALMLLGTWIAIKPAKQTDRDFWEKNEKAKQHFDFEQPKTEA, from the coding sequence ATGAACAACGATATAATAAACACCGAAAACAAAAGAAATGGCAAAATCATGTTAGGAATAATTTTACTGGCCGCCGGTGGTTTATTTCTGATAGATCAGCTTAATGCCTTCCTTATTCCCGACTGGCTTTTTAGCTGGCCAATGTGGTTCATAGCCTGGGGCGCTTACATGGGTGCCAAACATGACTTTAAAAAACCATCATGGATCTTTATGATACTGTTAGGCATCATATTCCTGGTAAATGATAACGTTTATAACGCCGACCGCATAACCTGGCCAATTGCATTGATGCTGCTTGGTACCTGGATAGCCATCAAACCGGCCAAGCAAACCGACAGGGACTTCTGGGAAAAGAACGAAAAAGCTAAACAACACTTTGACTTTGAGCAACCCAAAACCGAAGCTTAA
- a CDS encoding agmatine deiminase family protein encodes MDHGPSTMDKNDSPLAQGFSFPAEWAKHTATWLSWPHKEASWPGKIDTIYAPYIEFIKVVTEGELVRINVVNEDMKASVIFQLQNAGVDLNKIEIFEFPTNDAWCRDHGPAFLINPTTRQKAIVDWGYNAWGGKYPPFDLDDVIPTKIGNHFGLPVFNPGIVMEGGSVDFNGKGTILTTTACLLNKNRNPQLNQQQIESYLQNYYGAEQILWLGDGIVGDDTDGHIDDITRFVNEHTVVTVVEEDKNDENYHILQENLETLKTMRLLNGKQLNIVELPMPDAVVYDDTRLPASYANFYIANSAVIVPTYRSKNDDKALDILTQCFPDRKVVGIDSTDIIWGLGSFHCLSQQEPE; translated from the coding sequence ATGGACCATGGACCATCGACCATGGACAAAAACGACTCGCCTCTGGCGCAAGGCTTTTCTTTCCCTGCCGAGTGGGCTAAACATACCGCCACCTGGCTTAGCTGGCCTCATAAAGAGGCTTCATGGCCTGGCAAGATCGATACCATTTATGCACCTTACATAGAGTTCATTAAGGTAGTTACCGAAGGCGAACTGGTACGCATTAACGTAGTAAACGAGGATATGAAAGCCTCGGTAATTTTCCAATTGCAGAACGCAGGTGTTGATCTTAACAAAATAGAGATATTTGAATTTCCTACCAATGATGCCTGGTGCCGCGATCACGGTCCGGCGTTTTTAATCAACCCAACCACAAGACAAAAAGCGATTGTTGACTGGGGCTATAACGCCTGGGGCGGCAAGTACCCTCCTTTTGATTTGGACGATGTAATCCCTACCAAAATAGGTAACCACTTTGGCCTGCCGGTATTTAACCCGGGCATTGTGATGGAAGGCGGCTCGGTCGACTTTAACGGCAAAGGCACTATATTAACTACCACAGCCTGCCTGCTCAACAAAAACCGGAACCCGCAACTTAATCAACAGCAGATTGAGAGCTACCTGCAAAACTACTACGGCGCCGAGCAGATCCTGTGGTTAGGTGATGGTATTGTAGGAGATGATACCGACGGACATATCGACGACATCACCCGCTTTGTAAACGAGCATACCGTTGTTACCGTTGTTGAGGAAGATAAGAACGATGAGAACTACCACATTCTCCAGGAAAACCTCGAAACCCTGAAAACCATGCGCCTGCTTAACGGCAAACAACTTAACATTGTGGAGTTGCCCATGCCCGACGCAGTTGTTTATGACGATACCCGTCTGCCGGCCTCATACGCAAATTTTTACATTGCTAATTCGGCCGTGATAGTGCCTACTTACCGTTCAAAAAACGACGATAAAGCGCTTGACATATTGACCCAATGCTTCCCCGACCGCAAGGTTGTCGGCATTGACAGCACCGATATTATCTGGGGCCTTGGCAGTTTCCACTGCCTAAGCCAGCAGGAACCGGAATAA
- a CDS encoding four helix bundle protein, translating into MAFKFENLQVWQKALELTDEVNTLTKNSFPKEELFILTSQIKRAADSVVLNIAEGCTGQTNAVFKTFLGYSLRSAIEVVACLFIAKKRKIINEDDFNRLYNDYQSLCKMITSLRNTL; encoded by the coding sequence ATGGCTTTTAAATTCGAAAATCTTCAGGTTTGGCAAAAGGCATTGGAGTTGACTGACGAAGTCAATACTTTGACAAAAAACAGTTTTCCCAAAGAAGAGTTATTTATTTTAACATCGCAAATAAAAAGAGCTGCGGACTCTGTCGTATTAAATATTGCTGAAGGCTGTACCGGACAAACAAACGCGGTATTCAAAACCTTTTTAGGTTATTCATTAAGATCTGCTATCGAAGTTGTAGCTTGCCTTTTTATTGCCAAAAAACGGAAAATTATCAATGAAGATGATTTTAACAGGTTATATAATGATTATCAATCATTATGTAAAATGATAACGTCTTTAAGAAACACATTATGA
- a CDS encoding carbon-nitrogen hydrolase, which produces MSKVKVGLVQMSCTADKEQNLQKAIVKVREAAAKGAQIVCLQELFTSLYFCDEENYDNFKLAEAIPGPSTDELSKVAAELNVVIIASLFEKRAQGVYHNTTAVLDADGSYLGKYRKMHIPDDPGFYEKFYFTPGDLGYKVFNTKFARVGVLICWDQWYPEAARITALMGADILFYPTAIGWATTQDEATNIEQYNAWQTIQRSHAVANGIHVVSVNRVGEEAGVKFWGGSFFANPFGAIIHQTSHNDEEVVVQELDLDKSDYYRSHWPFLRDRRIDSYQPITKRLLDED; this is translated from the coding sequence ATGAGTAAAGTAAAAGTTGGTTTAGTACAAATGAGCTGTACTGCTGATAAAGAGCAGAACCTGCAGAAAGCAATTGTTAAAGTAAGGGAAGCCGCTGCTAAGGGCGCGCAAATAGTTTGTTTACAGGAACTTTTCACCTCGCTTTACTTTTGCGATGAAGAAAATTACGACAATTTTAAGCTGGCCGAAGCCATTCCCGGCCCATCAACCGATGAACTTTCAAAAGTTGCTGCCGAGCTTAACGTGGTGATCATTGCTTCGTTATTCGAAAAACGTGCTCAGGGTGTTTATCACAACACCACAGCCGTGCTTGATGCCGACGGAAGCTATTTAGGCAAATATCGCAAAATGCATATTCCTGATGATCCGGGCTTTTACGAAAAATTTTACTTCACTCCCGGCGATTTAGGTTACAAAGTATTCAACACCAAATTTGCCCGCGTAGGTGTACTGATCTGCTGGGACCAATGGTACCCTGAAGCAGCGCGTATCACCGCTTTAATGGGTGCCGATATATTATTTTACCCAACAGCAATTGGCTGGGCTACCACTCAAGACGAAGCTACCAACATTGAGCAATACAACGCATGGCAAACCATTCAACGTTCGCATGCGGTAGCTAATGGTATACACGTAGTAAGTGTAAACCGTGTAGGCGAAGAAGCCGGCGTAAAATTCTGGGGCGGTTCATTCTTTGCTAATCCATTTGGTGCTATTATACACCAAACATCGCATAACGATGAGGAAGTAGTAGTACAAGAGCTTGATCTGGATAAATCTGATTACTACAGGAGTCATTGGCCGTTTTTACGTGACAGGAGGATAGACAGCTATCAGCCGATAACGAAAAGACTGTTAGATGAGGATTAG
- a CDS encoding lysylphosphatidylglycerol synthase transmembrane domain-containing protein: MTQTEDLIDEGAEHKTWKGKLWGVIKVILIIVVTGGLLYYVFSKVPFAKIKYRLLHADRAWLAAAIACYIGSMFFSSWRLLSYFKSIGLRLDWRFNLRLYFLGLCYNVLLPGGIGGDGYKIYLLHKRYHLPTKKVFWAILFDRLSGFWAIGAIVVGLIILIPSFPYHLAWPLGIVSVGSVIYYFVARKFFKEYTHNFIQAHLKAIGVQSMQLLTIICLLLAQDFNGKFAPYLLSFLFSSLAAVIPFSLGGGGIRDALFLTLARQFNLAEDMAVYLSFGFYLISIIVALLGVYYVLIPKRLEAGLKKGEEPKLENHPIEE, encoded by the coding sequence ATGACACAAACAGAAGATCTCATTGACGAAGGTGCCGAACATAAAACCTGGAAAGGTAAGCTTTGGGGCGTTATAAAAGTAATCCTTATCATAGTAGTAACTGGTGGTTTGCTTTACTATGTATTCAGTAAGGTGCCGTTTGCCAAAATTAAATATCGCTTACTCCATGCCGACCGGGCCTGGTTAGCTGCCGCTATTGCCTGTTATATCGGGTCGATGTTTTTTTCATCATGGCGGTTATTAAGCTATTTCAAATCCATTGGTTTACGGTTAGACTGGCGCTTTAACCTGCGCCTGTATTTTCTGGGCTTGTGCTATAACGTGTTATTGCCCGGCGGTATCGGCGGCGATGGTTACAAAATTTACCTGCTGCATAAACGCTATCATTTGCCTACAAAAAAAGTATTCTGGGCTATCCTGTTTGACAGGCTTAGCGGTTTTTGGGCCATAGGTGCTATTGTAGTAGGCCTGATTATTTTAATACCGAGTTTCCCGTATCACCTGGCCTGGCCGCTTGGTATCGTATCGGTTGGTTCGGTGATTTATTACTTTGTAGCCCGCAAATTTTTTAAAGAATATACCCACAACTTTATACAGGCGCATTTAAAAGCCATAGGTGTACAAAGTATGCAGTTGCTTACCATTATTTGTTTACTGCTTGCGCAGGATTTCAACGGTAAGTTTGCCCCATATCTCCTGTCATTTCTTTTCTCATCGTTAGCGGCAGTTATTCCGTTTAGTTTGGGTGGCGGCGGTATCCGCGACGCGCTATTCCTTACACTGGCCCGCCAGTTTAACCTGGCCGAAGATATGGCCGTTTACCTGAGCTTTGGATTTTATCTCATTTCAATTATTGTGGCCTTGTTAGGTGTATATTATGTGCTTATACCTAAGCGGCTGGAAGCGGGTCTTAAAAAAGGCGAAGAACCAAAATTGGAAAATCATCCGATAGAAGAATAA
- a CDS encoding aromatic amino acid hydroxylase — translation MSHFNDFNNPQVAALPGHLKQFIVDQHYEHYTPIDHAVWRYVMRQNYSYLKDVAYYPYIPGLQKAGLTIEHIPNLQEMNDALGKIGWGAVTVDGFIPPAAFMEYQAYRVLVIAADIRQLKHIEYTPAPDIIHESAGHAPIIADKDYHEYLSYFGSIGAKAMFSAQDFELYEAIRALSILKEMPDADEQEILKAEELVTYCQENMGEPSEMALLSRLHWWTVEYGLIGTLEHPKIYGAGLLSSIGESSTCMNKDVQKLWYTIDAVKYPYDITKPQPQLFVTPDFQNLIGVLEEFANTMAFRKGGAYGLSKAVESKNICTAVYSSGLQVSGNITDFKTDAGGKPYFIKTTGPTALALNNKQLKEHGKDYHKNGFSSPVGKLKGYHDTALEDFSDDDLKAAGIIKGLGTELHFESGITVKGIIKNILSEDGKICLITFDNVTVTDDNGTVLFDPAWGVYDMAVGEEIISVFCGAADREAYETIVYKSKTETHHARHDHKTKELHKLYQQVRNCRINHGDYGFLGNVWQQLQKDHHDDWLCALEILEMLDHEGLDPALAAEIKHFLEEKGRNEPEYGKLISDGFYLIKHPVEQKLVV, via the coding sequence ATGAGCCATTTTAATGATTTTAATAATCCGCAGGTTGCGGCATTGCCCGGTCATTTAAAACAATTTATAGTCGACCAGCACTACGAGCATTATACGCCTATCGACCATGCAGTGTGGCGTTACGTCATGCGCCAGAATTATAGTTACCTAAAGGATGTCGCTTACTATCCGTACATCCCCGGCCTGCAAAAAGCCGGTTTAACCATTGAACATATCCCCAATCTACAGGAGATGAATGACGCCCTCGGCAAAATTGGCTGGGGTGCTGTTACGGTCGACGGCTTTATCCCGCCAGCTGCTTTTATGGAGTACCAGGCGTACCGGGTGCTGGTTATCGCTGCGGATATCCGCCAGTTAAAACATATTGAATATACTCCGGCTCCTGATATCATCCACGAATCGGCAGGGCATGCTCCTATTATTGCCGATAAGGATTACCATGAATACCTGAGTTATTTTGGATCGATAGGAGCCAAAGCCATGTTTTCGGCGCAGGATTTTGAGCTTTATGAGGCTATCCGGGCTTTATCGATATTAAAAGAAATGCCCGATGCCGATGAACAGGAAATCCTTAAAGCCGAAGAGCTGGTAACTTATTGCCAGGAAAATATGGGCGAGCCATCGGAAATGGCGTTGCTAAGCCGCTTACACTGGTGGACGGTAGAGTACGGCCTGATTGGAACGCTGGAGCACCCAAAAATCTACGGCGCGGGCCTGCTTTCATCAATCGGCGAAAGTTCAACCTGTATGAATAAAGATGTGCAAAAGCTATGGTATACTATTGACGCGGTTAAATATCCTTATGATATCACCAAGCCGCAGCCCCAGCTTTTTGTAACCCCCGATTTTCAAAACCTGATAGGTGTGCTGGAAGAGTTTGCCAATACCATGGCTTTCAGAAAAGGTGGTGCTTACGGATTAAGCAAGGCCGTTGAAAGTAAGAACATCTGTACGGCTGTTTACAGTTCGGGCTTGCAGGTTTCGGGTAACATTACCGATTTTAAGACAGATGCAGGCGGTAAACCTTATTTTATTAAAACCACCGGCCCCACCGCACTGGCCCTGAACAATAAACAGTTAAAAGAGCATGGTAAAGATTATCATAAAAATGGTTTCAGCTCGCCGGTTGGTAAATTGAAAGGCTATCACGATACAGCTTTGGAGGATTTTTCGGATGATGATCTGAAAGCAGCGGGTATAATAAAAGGGCTGGGAACCGAACTGCATTTTGAAAGCGGGATCACCGTAAAAGGCATTATTAAAAATATCCTCTCGGAAGATGGCAAAATCTGCCTGATCACTTTTGATAATGTAACCGTTACTGACGATAATGGAACAGTATTGTTTGATCCGGCCTGGGGCGTTTATGACATGGCTGTTGGCGAAGAGATCATTTCGGTATTTTGCGGAGCGGCCGACAGGGAAGCTTATGAAACCATTGTTTATAAATCAAAAACAGAAACCCATCACGCCCGGCATGATCATAAAACCAAAGAATTGCATAAGCTTTACCAGCAGGTACGCAATTGCCGCATAAACCATGGTGATTATGGCTTTTTAGGCAATGTATGGCAGCAACTGCAAAAAGACCATCATGACGACTGGCTTTGTGCCCTGGAGATACTGGAGATGCTTGACCATGAAGGCCTAGACCCAGCGTTAGCAGCCGAGATCAAGCATTTTCTTGAAGAAAAGGGCCGTAACGAGCCTGAATATGGTAAGCTCATCAGCGATGGCTTTTACCTGATCAAGCACCCGGTTGAGCAAAAATTGGTAGTTTAG
- a CDS encoding SDR family NAD(P)-dependent oxidoreductase — protein sequence MNIIITGASSGVGFEAVIELILSGSHKVIALARSQDKLERLLEIAHGLNPDCQLFALKFDIVHDDYEGLQQFITSHFDNRFDILINNAGVLINKPFTELLESDFVEMLQSNFIGHVRAIQALLPLMPAGSHIVNIGSMGGFQGSAKFPGLAAYSASKSALHTLTECLAQELTEQGIKVNCLALGSAQTEMLEQAFPGYQSPVMAFEMGKYIADFALTGSKFFNGKIIPVAASTP from the coding sequence ATGAACATCATAATAACCGGCGCCAGCAGCGGCGTGGGCTTTGAAGCCGTAATTGAACTGATACTTTCGGGCAGCCATAAGGTGATAGCGCTGGCCCGTTCACAGGATAAACTGGAACGTTTGCTGGAGATAGCTCATGGTTTAAACCCCGATTGCCAGTTGTTTGCCTTAAAATTTGATATAGTGCATGATGATTATGAAGGCCTGCAGCAGTTCATCACATCGCATTTTGATAACCGGTTTGATATTTTAATCAATAACGCAGGTGTGCTTATCAATAAACCATTTACCGAATTGCTCGAGTCGGATTTTGTAGAGATGTTGCAAAGCAATTTTATTGGTCATGTACGTGCTATCCAGGCATTGCTGCCTTTAATGCCTGCGGGCTCGCACATTGTTAATATTGGCAGCATGGGAGGATTTCAGGGAAGTGCTAAATTTCCGGGCCTCGCGGCGTATTCAGCAAGTAAATCAGCTTTACATACGCTAACCGAATGTTTAGCACAGGAGTTAACCGAACAAGGGATCAAAGTAAATTGCCTGGCTTTAGGATCAGCGCAAACCGAGATGCTGGAACAAGCTTTTCCGGGTTATCAATCGCCCGTAATGGCGTTTGAAATGGGTAAATATATAGCTGATTTTGCTTTAACCGGGAGCAAGTTTTTTAATGGGAAAATAATACCTGTAGCAGCAAGTACGCCTTGA
- a CDS encoding PAS domain S-box protein, with protein sequence MDTRFTSLFTHSKDIFFVMDMNGVIMHTNHAFRNTFNYSDEELTGINIAAICHPADKERQAESQGSLLLNKKLVGYQSRIKAKDGCYFSIIWSVILNEDDNLIYSSGNTLAGMIGQSGDDIVQHTIQSLNEGFIVLDANWDIISFNPAFQAMTNLSLTELDQANFMEIKSLGLTERIESEFQLSLTCKKSIQVQYLNTYSNSWLRINIYPYQDQLAVFVRDITEIKMQEWVLELEKRVLELNAASQYTLVQSATELLMGVERIFPDMICSVLEVDDAQEKLHTLASPRLPQAYSDQLEGLSIGPNVGSCGTSAFHRKQVIVSDIENDPLWADYVGLVKPYGLKACWSSPVMSSKNTKVLAVFGIYYHTVREPNDDELSIIERTVNILRVLIESKKTEDNIREQNHRLQTIANISSHELRKPVATILGLVNLFDNEDLQNPLNKEIIGHIDTTSQQLDGVIHSIVERTAFIKAFGADA encoded by the coding sequence ATGGACACAAGGTTTACGTCACTCTTTACTCATTCAAAAGATATTTTTTTTGTCATGGATATGAATGGCGTGATCATGCATACCAACCATGCTTTTCGTAATACCTTTAACTATAGCGACGAGGAATTAACGGGTATAAATATCGCAGCTATATGCCATCCGGCAGATAAAGAACGCCAGGCAGAATCACAGGGCAGCCTTCTGCTTAATAAAAAATTAGTTGGCTATCAAAGCCGTATTAAAGCAAAAGACGGGTGTTACTTTAGCATTATCTGGTCGGTAATATTGAATGAGGATGATAACCTGATTTATTCGAGCGGTAATACGCTGGCCGGTATGATTGGCCAATCGGGAGATGATATTGTACAGCATACCATTCAAAGCCTTAATGAGGGTTTTATTGTACTTGATGCCAACTGGGATATAATTTCCTTTAACCCGGCCTTCCAGGCTATGACTAACCTTAGTTTAACCGAACTTGATCAGGCCAATTTTATGGAGATTAAAAGTCTTGGTTTAACTGAAAGGATAGAGAGCGAGTTTCAACTTTCATTAACCTGCAAAAAATCAATACAGGTACAATATTTAAATACATATTCAAACAGCTGGCTTCGTATCAATATATACCCATATCAGGACCAGCTGGCTGTTTTCGTGCGTGATATAACGGAAATAAAAATGCAGGAGTGGGTATTGGAGCTTGAAAAGAGGGTGCTGGAGTTAAACGCTGCATCGCAATATACACTTGTGCAATCCGCGACCGAATTGCTTATGGGGGTTGAGAGGATCTTCCCGGATATGATCTGTTCGGTTTTAGAAGTTGATGATGCACAGGAAAAGTTGCATACGCTTGCCAGTCCGCGGTTACCCCAGGCTTACAGCGATCAGTTGGAAGGCTTATCAATAGGGCCAAATGTAGGGTCATGCGGTACGTCGGCATTTCACCGCAAGCAGGTTATTGTAAGTGATATCGAAAATGATCCCCTTTGGGCTGATTACGTGGGGCTTGTTAAACCATACGGGCTTAAGGCTTGCTGGTCATCGCCGGTAATGAGTTCAAAAAACACCAAAGTTTTGGCCGTATTTGGTATTTATTATCATACTGTACGTGAGCCAAATGATGATGAGTTGAGTATTATTGAGCGTACTGTGAATATTCTGAGAGTACTGATAGAAAGCAAAAAAACCGAAGACAATATACGTGAACAGAACCACAGGCTGCAAACCATAGCCAATATCAGCTCGCACGAGTTGCGCAAACCGGTTGCAACTATCTTAGGTTTAGTTAATTTGTTTGATAATGAAGATCTTCAAAACCCGCTCAATAAAGAGATCATCGGGCATATTGATACAACATCGCAGCAACTTGACGGGGTTATTCATTCAATAGTTGAAAGAACGGCATTTATTAAAGCTTTTGGAGCTGATGCGTAA